A stretch of the Corylus avellana chromosome ca6, CavTom2PMs-1.0 genome encodes the following:
- the LOC132185296 gene encoding LEAF RUST 10 DISEASE-RESISTANCE LOCUS RECEPTOR-LIKE PROTEIN KINASE-like 2.1, producing the protein MSHPLSFLLLILSLFFFNSIFTNSTSFSPLCAPNHCGDVGILYPFWLYGDNTTSDKSYCGYKGFGLTCSSADEKPILALPDDTYYVTEIDYIHYTLTLVDIDAANQSCPRVRHNVTLGTLPLNFSTSDLNLSFYFNCSPLYPTSVPPIGCLEGYNANYSSFVFVEGEETAGFEWANICKEKVVATVLRTEIDTRNLGSGGFAGAIKNGFVLDWKPLKDCGACESSGGYCGYNNTGVENKFLCFCRDGSINGERCKG; encoded by the coding sequence ATGTCACACCCTTTAAGCTTTCTCCTCCTTAttctctccctcttcttcttcaactccATATTCACCAATTCTACTTCTTTTTCACCACTATGCGCTCCGAACCATTGCGGCGACGTTGGGATCCTCTACCCCTTTTGGTTGTATGGCGACAACACCACCTCCGATAAATCATATTGCGGCTACAAGGGCTTTGGTCTCACGTGCTCGTCCGCCGACGAGAAACCTATACTTGCTTTGCCCGACGACACATACTACGTAACCGAAATAGATTATATTCACTACACCCTCACCCTCGTCGACATCGATGCCGCAAACCAATCGTGTCCGAGGGTGCGTCACAACGTCACTCTCGGCACGCTCCCATTGAATTTTTCTACTTCGGATTTGAACCTCAGTTTTTACTTTAATTGTAGTCCCTTGTACCCAACATCCGTGCCTCCCATCGGGTGCTTGGAGGGGTATAATGCGAATTACTCGTCGTTTGTTTTTGTCGAGGGGGAGGAGACGGCGGGGTTCGAATGGGCAAATATTTGCAAGGAGAAGGTGGTGGCCACTGTGTTGAGGACGGAGATTGATACTCGCAATTTGGGTAGTGGGGGGTTTGCTGGGGCTATAAAGAATGGATTTGTGCTTGATTGGAAGCCGCTTAAGGATTGTGGTGCCTGTGAGAGCTCCGGTGGGTATTGTGGGTACAACAACACAGGCGTGGAGAACAAGTTCTTGTGCTTTTGCAGGGATGGCAGCATCAATGGTGAACGTTGCAAAG